The proteins below are encoded in one region of Limnohabitans sp. 63ED37-2:
- the rlmB gene encoding 23S rRNA (guanosine(2251)-2'-O)-methyltransferase RlmB, whose protein sequence is MSSHKVLFGFHAVGVRLKIAPQSVVEIHYEVTRRDARMRQFIDKARDSGMRMIESDNERLAKLAGGHGHQGVVAVVAPLPQNHSLDDLLDTVEGPPLLLVLDGVTDPHNLGACLRVADGAGAHAVIAPKDHAAGINATVAKVASGAAETMPYFMVTNLARTLGELKERSIWVIGTSDDAPRSIYQADLKVPTALVLGAEGAGMRQLTRKNCDELVSIPMRGAVESLNVSVASGVCLYEALRQRS, encoded by the coding sequence ATGTCATCCCACAAAGTGCTGTTCGGCTTTCATGCCGTGGGCGTTCGCCTCAAGATCGCCCCCCAATCCGTTGTTGAAATCCATTACGAGGTCACGCGCCGCGACGCCCGCATGCGGCAGTTCATTGACAAAGCCCGTGATTCGGGCATGCGCATGATCGAGTCGGACAACGAGCGCTTGGCCAAACTGGCCGGTGGCCATGGCCACCAAGGCGTGGTGGCCGTGGTGGCACCCTTGCCGCAAAATCATTCGCTCGACGACCTTCTCGACACCGTGGAAGGCCCACCTTTGCTCTTGGTGCTGGACGGCGTGACCGATCCGCACAACCTGGGTGCTTGTCTGCGTGTGGCCGATGGCGCGGGTGCACATGCGGTCATTGCCCCAAAAGACCATGCGGCTGGCATCAACGCCACCGTGGCCAAGGTGGCCAGCGGCGCGGCCGAGACCATGCCTTACTTCATGGTCACCAACCTGGCCCGGACTTTGGGCGAGCTCAAGGAGCGCAGCATTTGGGTGATTGGCACCAGCGATGACGCGCCGCGCAGCATTTACCAAGCCGACCTGAAAGTGCCCACCGCCTTGGTGCTGGGGGCCGAAGGTGCGGGCATGCGCCAGCTGACGCGCAAGAACTGTGACGAGCTGGTGAGCATCCCCATGCGAGGGGCCGTGGAGAGCTTGAATGTCTCGGTGGCCAGTGGCGTGTGCTTGTACGAGGCTTTGCGCCAGCGCAGCTGA
- a CDS encoding DsbA family oxidoreductase — MTTLKIDFVSDIACPWCAVGLGALEQALVRLDGEVQADLHFQPFELNPHMPPGGQDLGEHLTQKYGSTAEQQAQIRQTIAARGAEVGFEFHPGGRGRVYNTFNAHRLLHWAEGQGHGAQHALKKAFLQAYQGRAECVEDPEVLLAGVAGAGLDVAAAREVLNSDAHTAEVRERQQFYAQAGIRSVPAVIINDRHLISGGQPVEVFEQALRRIASGDVN, encoded by the coding sequence ATGACCACTTTGAAAATTGATTTTGTTTCCGACATTGCCTGTCCCTGGTGCGCCGTGGGCCTGGGTGCCCTCGAACAGGCCTTGGTCCGTCTGGACGGTGAAGTCCAAGCCGATCTGCACTTTCAGCCCTTTGAGCTGAACCCGCACATGCCCCCCGGTGGGCAGGATTTGGGCGAGCATTTGACGCAAAAGTACGGATCGACAGCCGAGCAGCAGGCACAAATTCGCCAGACCATCGCCGCGCGCGGGGCCGAGGTGGGTTTTGAATTCCACCCCGGCGGGCGGGGTCGGGTTTACAACACATTCAACGCCCACCGTTTGCTGCACTGGGCCGAAGGCCAGGGCCATGGGGCGCAACATGCCCTGAAAAAAGCGTTTTTGCAGGCCTATCAAGGCCGCGCCGAGTGTGTGGAAGACCCCGAGGTTTTGCTCGCGGGTGTGGCCGGGGCCGGGCTGGATGTGGCTGCTGCCCGAGAGGTGTTGAACAGCGACGCACACACCGCTGAAGTGCGCGAGCGTCAGCAGTTTTATGCACAAGCAGGCATCCGCTCGGTGCCTGCGGTCATCATCAACGACAGGCACTTGATTTCGGGCGGACAGCCGGTCGAGGTGTTTGAGCAGGCGCTGCGCCGCATCGCCTCGGGTGACGTGAATTGA
- a CDS encoding DeoR/GlpR family DNA-binding transcription regulator, with product MALNPRQLSLLQAVREHGSVKTETLAEQLGIPLQTVRRDLQRLTEAAMLERFHGGVRVVDSSTRNTTYTERQRTQAQAKQDIARQVAQAIPNGASLFMNIGTTVEAVARELLQHKGLRVITNNLHVAHILAANPECDVLVAGGTVRHEDLGVVGEAALAFIRQFKVDIGLIGISGIDADGTLRDYDMREVMVARAIVAQSRQVWLVADHSKFDRPAMIEMAPLKAVHTLFTDRAPATAQQRLMADLGVRCVVAQAPVKG from the coding sequence ATGGCCCTCAACCCTCGACAACTGTCCCTTTTGCAAGCTGTGCGCGAACACGGCAGCGTCAAAACCGAAACCTTGGCCGAACAGCTGGGCATCCCCTTGCAAACCGTGCGTCGTGACCTGCAGCGCCTGACCGAGGCGGCCATGCTCGAGCGATTTCATGGCGGCGTGCGGGTGGTCGACTCGTCCACACGCAACACCACCTACACCGAGCGCCAGCGCACCCAGGCACAAGCCAAACAAGATATCGCTCGACAAGTGGCCCAGGCCATCCCCAACGGAGCCAGCCTGTTCATGAACATCGGCACCACCGTCGAGGCCGTGGCCCGCGAGCTGCTGCAGCACAAAGGCCTGCGCGTGATCACCAACAACCTGCATGTGGCGCACATCCTGGCGGCCAACCCCGAGTGCGACGTGCTGGTGGCAGGCGGCACCGTGCGGCACGAAGACCTGGGCGTGGTGGGTGAAGCCGCGCTGGCCTTCATCCGGCAGTTCAAGGTGGACATCGGCCTGATCGGCATCAGCGGCATCGACGCCGATGGCACCCTGCGCGATTACGACATGCGCGAAGTCATGGTGGCCCGCGCCATCGTGGCCCAGTCACGCCAAGTCTGGCTGGTGGCCGACCACAGCAAATTTGACCGCCCGGCCATGATCGAAATGGCCCCGCTCAAAGCGGTGCACACCCTCTTCACCGACAGGGCCCCTGCGACAGCGCAGCAGCGCTTGATGGCGGACTTGGGGGTGCGGTGTGTGGTGGCGCAAGCACCCGTTAAGGGTTAG
- a CDS encoding ABC transporter ATP-binding protein — protein sequence MPESIIAVRGVSKSVQDASGQLDILRDIDFSLNAGETAAIVGASGSGKSTLLAILAGLDTPSTGQVVLAGQSLFDLSEDQRAAVRAQHVGFVFQSFQLMPNLTALENVMLPLELADRPDARSTATAMLQRVGLGERLKHLPKVLSGGEQQRVALARAFVVQPDLLLADEPTGSLDHATGEAIMDLMFALNLEQGTTLVLVTHDRQLAARCERSLVIQAGRLSESFTTPV from the coding sequence ATGCCTGAATCCATCATTGCCGTGCGTGGCGTTTCCAAAAGTGTGCAAGATGCCAGTGGGCAACTGGACATTTTGCGCGATATCGATTTCTCATTGAACGCCGGGGAAACAGCCGCCATTGTCGGTGCTTCTGGCTCGGGCAAAAGCACACTGCTGGCCATCCTCGCGGGGTTGGACACGCCCAGCACCGGGCAGGTGGTGCTGGCGGGGCAATCTCTGTTTGATTTGTCCGAAGACCAACGTGCCGCTGTGCGGGCCCAACATGTGGGTTTTGTGTTCCAGAGCTTTCAGCTCATGCCCAACCTCACGGCCCTTGAAAACGTGATGCTGCCCCTGGAGCTGGCCGACCGGCCCGATGCCCGCAGCACCGCCACCGCCATGCTGCAGCGCGTCGGCTTGGGCGAGCGCCTGAAGCATTTGCCCAAAGTCTTGTCGGGTGGTGAGCAGCAGCGCGTGGCCCTGGCCCGCGCATTTGTGGTTCAGCCCGATCTGCTGCTGGCCGACGAGCCCACCGGCAGCCTCGACCACGCCACGGGCGAGGCCATCATGGACCTGATGTTTGCGCTCAACCTCGAGCAGGGCACCACCTTGGTCTTGGTCACACACGACCGGCAGTTGGCCGCGCGTTGTGAGCGCAGCCTGGTGATCCAGGCCGGTCGTTTGAGCGAGTCATTCACCACGCCAGTCTGA
- a CDS encoding IMPACT family protein, with translation MPFSLARPAQHELVIKKSRFIACVESVAGRDEAQARVAQLKAEHPDATHVCWALLAGGQSAANDDGEPGGTAGRPMLEVLRHQDLQGVMASVVRYFGGVKLGAGGLMRAYTDAVAQALLSAEKVPLIVQTTLACSVPYALEGLVRRELELAQAPLLGVSHGSVVTLRFALPQSQAAEWVARLSESGRGQLVWLEGDSAP, from the coding sequence ATGCCTTTTTCACTCGCCCGCCCTGCCCAGCACGAACTCGTGATCAAAAAAAGCCGTTTCATCGCCTGTGTTGAATCGGTCGCGGGACGCGACGAGGCTCAGGCCCGGGTGGCGCAGCTCAAGGCCGAACACCCCGACGCCACCCATGTGTGCTGGGCCTTGCTGGCCGGGGGCCAATCGGCGGCCAACGACGATGGCGAACCGGGCGGCACGGCCGGGCGCCCCATGCTGGAAGTGTTGCGCCACCAAGACCTGCAGGGCGTGATGGCTTCGGTGGTGCGTTACTTTGGCGGCGTCAAGCTGGGCGCGGGTGGTTTGATGCGGGCCTACACCGATGCGGTGGCCCAGGCGCTGCTCAGCGCCGAAAAAGTCCCGCTCATTGTGCAGACCACATTGGCGTGCAGCGTCCCTTATGCACTGGAAGGCCTGGTCAGGCGCGAGCTGGAACTGGCGCAAGCGCCCTTACTGGGCGTGAGCCACGGCAGTGTGGTTACCTTGCGTTTTGCGCTGCCCCAAAGCCAGGCGGCCGAGTGGGTGGCTCGGTTGAGCGAGAGTGGCCGGGGCCAATTGGTCTGGCTAGAAGGTGACAGTGCGCCATGA
- the aroQ gene encoding type II 3-dehydroquinate dehydratase — MNILVLHGINLNMFGKRDPAQYGTTTLDEINAQLTALGQTLGAQVECFQTNFEGEMAERIHRAHGEGVKAVVINAGAWTHYSYGVRDALAILKCPIIEVHMSNIHAREAFRHHSVIADIAKGQIAGFGVDSYLLGLRAAVSAAQG, encoded by the coding sequence ATGAACATCCTAGTCCTGCACGGCATCAATCTGAACATGTTCGGCAAACGCGACCCGGCCCAGTACGGCACGACCACGCTGGACGAGATCAACGCCCAACTCACCGCCCTGGGCCAGACCCTGGGCGCTCAAGTCGAGTGCTTCCAGACCAACTTCGAAGGCGAAATGGCCGAGCGCATCCACCGTGCCCACGGCGAAGGCGTGAAAGCGGTGGTCATCAATGCCGGGGCTTGGACGCATTACAGCTATGGCGTCCGCGACGCCTTGGCCATCCTCAAGTGCCCGATCATCGAAGTGCACATGTCCAACATCCACGCCCGAGAGGCCTTCCGTCACCACTCGGTGATTGCCGACATTGCCAAAGGCCAAATCGCTGGATTCGGTGTGGACAGCTACCTGTTGGGTTTGCGGGCCGCTGTCTCGGCAGCTCAGGGCTGA
- a CDS encoding chromate transporter, giving the protein MTEELPLNRPQSKTDLFLSFTFLALQGFGGVLAVVQRELVERKRWMTPAQFVEDWAVAQILPGPNVINFCLMIGGRYFGLAGALAALAGMLAAPTAVLLVLALAFGSVADLAWAQGALRGMGAVAAGLIAATGVKLIPALKSNPIGIGVSAAIMLGTFIGVSLLRWPLIWVLLGIGSLACGWAYLQLTRQANTPKAAP; this is encoded by the coding sequence ATGACTGAAGAACTCCCTCTGAACCGTCCGCAGTCCAAGACCGATCTGTTTTTGTCCTTCACCTTTTTGGCTTTGCAGGGTTTTGGTGGGGTGTTGGCGGTGGTGCAACGCGAACTGGTCGAGCGCAAACGCTGGATGACCCCAGCCCAATTTGTCGAGGACTGGGCTGTGGCCCAAATTCTGCCGGGCCCCAATGTGATCAACTTCTGTTTGATGATTGGCGGGCGCTATTTCGGTTTGGCAGGCGCATTGGCGGCCCTGGCGGGCATGCTGGCCGCACCCACAGCCGTTTTGCTGGTGCTGGCGCTGGCATTTGGCAGCGTGGCTGATCTGGCATGGGCTCAAGGGGCCTTGCGTGGCATGGGGGCTGTTGCCGCGGGCTTGATTGCGGCCACGGGCGTCAAACTCATCCCCGCCCTCAAATCCAACCCCATCGGGATCGGCGTGAGCGCTGCGATCATGCTGGGCACCTTCATCGGCGTGAGTTTGTTGCGCTGGCCCCTCATTTGGGTGCTGTTGGGCATTGGCAGCTTGGCCTGTGGCTGGGCCTATTTGCAATTGACACGCCAAGCCAACACTCCAAAGGCCGCCCCATGA
- a CDS encoding YgiQ family radical SAM protein: MNAFVDVSFFPRDAKPLTSYRKYWAQRFGTAPFLPMSRAEMTQLGWDSCDIILVTGDAYVDHPSFGMAVIGRMLENQGFRVGIIAQPDWTSAEAFKALGQPNLFWGVTSGNMDSMINRYTADRKIRSDDAYTPGDVGGKRPDRAAIVYSQRCREAFPEVPIVLGGIEGSLRRIAHYDYWSDKVRRSVVVDSKCDLLLYGNAERAIVEIAHRLAAREPVQQITDVRGTAFVRRETPEGWFEIDSTSVDTPGHVEAHINPYLMISDQAREQGATCAREEEAKEVAEGHNAKNIETDLSAAVAQARTVQAAIQPLTFVPNPALRGKGTHKVPPRDKSVIRLPSYEQVKQDAVLYAHANRVLHLETNPGNARCLVQAHGEGHTARDVWITPPPIPLTTAEMDHVFDLPYARSPHPRYADENGSHDHATKIPAWEMIRFSVNIMRGCFGGCTFCSITEHEGRIIQSRSEESIIREVEDIRDKVKGFTGVISDLGGPTANMYRLGCKSPEIESACRKPSCVFPGICQNLTTDHGPLINMYRRARNLKGIKKILIGSGLRYDLAVQSPEYVKELVQHHVGGYLKIAPEHTEGGPLSKMMKPGIGTYDRFKSMFDKYSEEVGKKQFLIPYFIAAHPGTSDEDMMNLAIWLKKNGFRADQVQTFYPSPMATATAMYHSTRNPLRKITRDSEKVDVVKGDKRRRLHKAFLRYHDATNWPLLREALKAMGRSDLIGNGKHHLIPNWQPLAEEGYQSARRKNSTGAGAKSSVSLSTAPKRMGQPKKGQLLTQHTGLPPRKKS, translated from the coding sequence ATGAACGCCTTTGTCGACGTTTCTTTCTTCCCGCGTGACGCCAAACCGCTGACCAGTTACCGCAAATACTGGGCGCAGCGCTTTGGCACGGCCCCGTTTTTGCCGATGAGCCGCGCCGAAATGACCCAACTGGGTTGGGACAGTTGCGACATTATTCTGGTCACGGGCGATGCTTATGTGGACCACCCGAGTTTTGGCATGGCGGTGATCGGCCGCATGTTAGAAAACCAGGGTTTTCGGGTCGGCATCATCGCCCAGCCCGACTGGACCAGCGCCGAGGCCTTCAAGGCCCTGGGCCAACCCAACTTGTTTTGGGGCGTGACCAGCGGCAACATGGATTCCATGATCAACCGCTACACGGCGGACCGCAAAATCCGCAGCGACGACGCCTACACCCCGGGCGACGTGGGCGGCAAACGGCCCGACCGCGCCGCCATCGTCTACAGCCAGCGCTGCCGCGAAGCTTTTCCTGAAGTGCCGATCGTGCTGGGCGGCATCGAAGGCAGCCTGCGCCGCATCGCGCATTACGACTATTGGAGCGACAAGGTGCGCCGTTCGGTGGTGGTGGACAGCAAGTGCGACTTGCTCTTGTATGGCAACGCCGAGCGTGCGATTGTCGAGATCGCCCACCGCCTGGCTGCCCGCGAGCCCGTGCAGCAGATCACCGACGTGCGCGGCACTGCCTTTGTGCGTCGCGAAACGCCCGAAGGCTGGTTCGAGATCGACTCCACCAGCGTGGACACGCCCGGACACGTCGAGGCGCACATCAACCCGTATTTGATGATCTCGGACCAAGCGCGGGAGCAGGGCGCCACTTGCGCCCGTGAAGAAGAAGCCAAAGAAGTGGCCGAAGGCCACAACGCCAAAAACATCGAGACCGATTTGTCCGCTGCAGTGGCCCAAGCCCGCACGGTGCAGGCTGCCATCCAGCCGCTCACCTTTGTGCCCAACCCTGCGCTGCGTGGCAAAGGCACCCACAAAGTGCCGCCGCGCGACAAAAGCGTGATCCGCCTGCCCAGCTACGAGCAGGTCAAGCAAGACGCCGTGCTCTATGCCCACGCCAACCGCGTGCTGCACTTGGAAACCAACCCCGGCAACGCCCGCTGCCTGGTGCAAGCCCACGGCGAAGGCCACACCGCCCGCGACGTGTGGATCACACCACCGCCCATCCCGCTGACCACGGCCGAGATGGACCATGTGTTCGACCTGCCGTATGCCCGCAGCCCACACCCGCGCTATGCCGACGAGAATGGTAGCCACGACCACGCGACCAAAATCCCCGCGTGGGAAATGATCCGCTTCAGCGTGAACATCATGCGCGGCTGCTTTGGCGGCTGCACCTTTTGCTCCATCACCGAGCACGAAGGCCGCATCATCCAAAGCCGTTCAGAGGAATCCATCATCCGCGAGGTGGAAGACATCCGCGACAAGGTCAAAGGCTTCACCGGCGTCATCTCTGACCTGGGCGGCCCCACGGCCAACATGTACCGCCTGGGCTGCAAGAGCCCCGAGATCGAATCGGCCTGCCGCAAACCCAGCTGCGTGTTCCCTGGCATCTGCCAGAACCTGACCACCGACCACGGCCCGCTGATCAACATGTACCGCCGGGCGCGGAACCTCAAGGGCATCAAGAAAATCTTGATTGGCTCCGGCTTGCGTTACGACTTGGCCGTGCAGTCGCCCGAATACGTGAAAGAGCTGGTGCAACACCATGTGGGCGGCTACCTGAAGATTGCGCCCGAGCACACCGAGGGCGGCCCGTTGTCCAAGATGATGAAACCAGGCATCGGTACCTATGACCGCTTCAAGTCCATGTTTGACAAGTACAGCGAAGAAGTGGGCAAAAAGCAGTTCCTCATCCCGTACTTCATCGCTGCCCACCCGGGCACCAGCGACGAAGACATGATGAACTTGGCCATCTGGCTCAAAAAGAACGGATTCCGCGCTGACCAGGTGCAGACCTTCTACCCCAGCCCCATGGCCACGGCCACGGCCATGTACCACTCCACCCGCAACCCGCTGCGCAAAATCACCCGCGACAGCGAAAAGGTGGACGTGGTCAAAGGCGACAAACGCCGCCGCCTGCACAAAGCTTTTTTGCGCTACCACGACGCCACCAACTGGCCCCTGCTGCGCGAAGCCCTCAAGGCCATGGGCCGGTCAGACCTGATCGGCAACGGCAAGCACCACTTGATCCCCAACTGGCAGCCGCTGGCCGAAGAAGGCTACCAAAGCGCCCGCCGCAAAAACAGCACGGGTGCCGGGGCCAAGTCGTCGGTGTCCTTGTCGACTGCGCCCAAGCGCATGGGGCAGCCCAAAAAAGGCCAACTCCTTACCCAGCACACTGGTTTGCCCCCACGCAAGAAAAGCTGA
- a CDS encoding chromate transporter, protein MILELQLSMGDWLALFNHFLSLSLLAVGGAIILAPDIHRFLVDENQWLTEQQFSSSIALAQSAPGPNVLFVGLMGWNVGLNAGAGLGGGWISVALSALGMLISLLGIMLPSSILTYTTTRWAHKHRDNRGVRAFKLGMAPVVIALLVSTGWLLTASHNDPMHDWPLWVLTLVAMGLVWRTRIHLLWLIGAGALLGALGWV, encoded by the coding sequence ATGATCCTGGAGCTTCAATTGAGCATGGGCGACTGGCTGGCTTTGTTCAACCATTTTCTGTCGCTGTCCTTGTTGGCGGTGGGCGGCGCGATCATCCTTGCGCCCGACATCCATCGCTTTTTGGTGGACGAAAACCAGTGGCTGACCGAGCAACAATTCAGCTCGTCGATTGCGCTGGCCCAATCGGCCCCGGGCCCGAATGTGTTGTTTGTGGGCTTGATGGGCTGGAACGTGGGACTGAATGCGGGCGCGGGCCTGGGCGGCGGCTGGATCAGTGTGGCCTTGTCTGCGCTAGGCATGCTGATCAGCCTGCTCGGCATCATGCTGCCCTCCTCCATCTTGACTTACACCACCACGCGCTGGGCCCACAAGCACCGCGACAACCGCGGCGTGAGGGCCTTCAAGCTGGGCATGGCGCCTGTGGTGATCGCGCTGCTGGTGTCCACGGGCTGGCTGCTCACGGCCAGCCACAACGACCCCATGCACGACTGGCCCCTGTGGGTGTTGACGCTGGTGGCCATGGGCCTGGTCTGGCGCACCCGCATCCACTTGCTGTGGCTGATCGGTGCAGGTGCACTGCTCGGGGCTCTGGGCTGGGTGTGA
- a CDS encoding glycerol-3-phosphate dehydrogenase/oxidase, which translates to MDHWDVLVVGGGATGLGVAVQAALQGQRVALLEAGDWACGTSSRSTKLLHGGVRYLAQGHWRLVREALRERATILALAPHLAQPLSFVVPGASWLSWAWTGMGLKLYQWLSGRWSLGRTVALSRRQLLARCPGDAVDRVGGGATPAVGGPVPQSIWVAGMRYWDAQFEDARLALALAKTARRAGASLHNHSRVTALLPVPQGWRVQWLDERSGQTREGLARCVVNATGVWVDGLRQMALSPHDVTASPIKPLVTPSQGVHLVVARERLPIREAVLIPSTADGRVLFAVPWLGATVIGTTDTPRTDAPKEPVPMAEELDFLFREAQQSLGVSLSRADVLSVWVGLRPLVVQGAADGAGGSTSTMSREHLIQREAPGFVTVTGGKWTTYRSMAEHVLQVLAEHGDLATGPGMAPSPVNTALHRLVGAPPAGAVPSSASAAYARIGDAPGLHLWGTEAEDVLRLPGADRDLGMGLSEAMVRFAARQEWALTVEDMLARRWRALFLDARQASRMAPAVAVLLQEETGLDPRLGAFLELCQRYTLAD; encoded by the coding sequence ATGGATCATTGGGATGTGTTGGTGGTCGGTGGTGGTGCCACGGGCCTGGGGGTGGCCGTGCAGGCGGCGTTGCAAGGCCAGCGCGTGGCGCTGCTGGAGGCGGGCGATTGGGCTTGCGGCACCTCGTCGCGCTCGACCAAGTTGCTGCACGGTGGCGTGCGCTACCTGGCGCAGGGGCACTGGCGGCTGGTGCGCGAGGCCTTGCGCGAACGTGCCACGATTTTGGCCTTGGCCCCGCATTTGGCCCAGCCTTTGTCGTTTGTGGTGCCCGGAGCCAGCTGGCTGTCTTGGGCCTGGACGGGCATGGGCCTGAAGCTTTACCAGTGGCTGTCCGGGCGCTGGAGCTTGGGGCGCACGGTGGCTTTGTCACGTCGCCAGTTGCTGGCGCGTTGCCCGGGCGATGCGGTTGATCGGGTTGGGGGGGGCGCAACACCCGCAGTGGGCGGCCCTGTGCCGCAAAGCATTTGGGTGGCGGGCATGCGCTACTGGGATGCCCAGTTTGAAGACGCACGCCTGGCCCTGGCGCTGGCCAAGACGGCCCGCCGCGCGGGCGCCAGTTTGCACAACCACAGCCGCGTGACGGCCTTGTTGCCCGTGCCGCAGGGCTGGCGCGTACAGTGGCTCGACGAGCGCAGCGGCCAAACCCGCGAAGGACTGGCCCGGTGTGTGGTCAATGCCACGGGGGTCTGGGTCGATGGTTTGCGCCAAATGGCTTTGTCTCCCCACGATGTCACGGCGTCCCCAATCAAGCCGCTGGTCACGCCCAGCCAAGGGGTGCACCTGGTGGTGGCCCGCGAGCGTTTGCCCATTCGCGAAGCGGTGCTGATCCCGAGCACCGCCGATGGGCGTGTCTTGTTTGCCGTGCCTTGGCTGGGGGCGACCGTGATCGGCACCACCGACACCCCCCGCACCGACGCGCCCAAAGAGCCCGTGCCCATGGCCGAGGAGCTGGACTTTTTGTTTCGTGAAGCGCAGCAGTCGCTGGGCGTGAGCTTGAGCCGGGCCGATGTGCTGAGCGTGTGGGTGGGTTTGCGCCCCTTGGTGGTGCAGGGCGCAGCCGATGGGGCAGGTGGCTCGACCAGCACTATGTCGCGCGAACACCTGATCCAGCGTGAAGCCCCGGGTTTTGTGACGGTGACCGGTGGCAAATGGACCACTTACCGCAGCATGGCCGAGCATGTCTTGCAGGTTTTGGCTGAACACGGTGACTTGGCCACAGGGCCCGGCATGGCCCCAAGTCCGGTGAACACCGCGCTGCACCGCTTGGTGGGTGCGCCGCCAGCGGGTGCAGTGCCAAGCTCAGCCTCGGCGGCCTACGCCCGTATCGGCGACGCTCCCGGTTTGCATTTGTGGGGCACCGAGGCTGAGGATGTGTTGCGCCTGCCCGGTGCTGACCGTGATCTGGGCATGGGCCTGAGCGAAGCCATGGTGCGCTTTGCGGCCCGCCAGGAATGGGCTTTGACCGTGGAAGACATGTTGGCCCGCCGTTGGCGTGCGCTGTTCCTGGATGCACGGCAAGCATCACGCATGGCCCCGGCCGTGGCCGTTTTGCTTCAAGAAGAAACCGGGCTTGACCCCCGTCTCGGTGCGTTTTTAGAGCTGTGCCAGCGTTACACCTTGGCCGATTGA
- a CDS encoding helix-turn-helix transcriptional regulator: protein MTCPDCSPTSAPAGHWVCPANPAASPEVPLWQVAALMGKLGASDRHAVAEEILRLLATWVPMAQCTIFSFEGAGRPRTLAVGDRARTRALPDISQAYVQRFYRLDGAQLAMQAHHQAALKASPQQPHIVLHRQAAHDVQHPDYRQICYEWPRVAERLAILSLHEGRRWLSVNLYRGLEHGLMTEPELATVQALAPLIVQAVRLHYTGQVLSGDLMALLLDRLALRGPALSPRELDVVRALLQGLSTEQLAERLGLTLASAQTYTKRIYRKLGVAGHKALVAWLLAPEGAGSVPKR, encoded by the coding sequence ATGACCTGTCCCGACTGCTCCCCCACGTCCGCACCAGCGGGCCATTGGGTTTGCCCTGCCAACCCTGCGGCCTCGCCCGAGGTGCCACTTTGGCAGGTGGCGGCTTTGATGGGCAAGTTGGGCGCCTCCGACCGACACGCCGTGGCCGAAGAGATCTTGCGCTTGTTGGCCACCTGGGTGCCCATGGCGCAATGCACGATTTTTTCTTTTGAAGGGGCAGGGCGGCCACGCACCCTGGCGGTGGGCGACCGGGCGCGAACCCGTGCCTTGCCCGACATTTCTCAGGCCTATGTGCAGCGCTTTTACAGGCTCGATGGCGCTCAGCTGGCCATGCAAGCACACCACCAGGCCGCCCTCAAGGCATCACCCCAGCAGCCGCACATTGTGCTGCACCGGCAAGCTGCACACGACGTCCAGCACCCGGATTACCGGCAAATTTGCTATGAGTGGCCGCGTGTGGCCGAGCGGCTGGCCATCTTGTCGCTGCACGAAGGGCGTCGCTGGTTGTCGGTCAACCTGTACCGGGGACTGGAGCACGGCCTGATGACCGAGCCCGAGTTGGCCACCGTGCAGGCGCTGGCCCCTTTGATCGTGCAGGCTGTGCGCCTGCACTACACCGGGCAAGTGCTCAGCGGCGATCTGATGGCCTTGCTGCTGGACCGCCTCGCCCTTCGCGGCCCGGCGCTCAGCCCACGCGAGCTGGATGTGGTGCGAGCTCTGCTGCAAGGTCTCAGCACCGAACAGCTGGCCGAGCGCTTGGGCTTGACTTTGGCCAGCGCCCAAACCTACACCAAGCGCATTTACCGCAAGCTGGGCGTGGCGGGCCACAAAGCCCTGGTGGCTTGGTTGCTCGCCCCAGAGGGAGCTGGGTCTGTCCCCAAAAGGTAA